One Fuerstiella marisgermanici DNA window includes the following coding sequences:
- a CDS encoding prepilin-type N-terminal cleavage/methylation domain-containing protein: MYPRSKTTLNRSGFTLIELLVVVGIITFLVGLSVAVMFGITDQANEEATNTTIQKINRLVQQRTEAFDRAFPSVLPTWRSNYINYLSREIANRAPGASPFAGNPARTQAILTRQTSGNIVWDILAKKAAYRFEFPQRAFDLLAGGNDANGNGVPDSLENRWANPIAKQQLIDAGNTNPTAAEITTQVEANWTIHVQHEVAAAADEATHSTESSEFLYYFLFHSGSYGASSTGESEFQQSEIADTDGDGFLEFVDSWGRPLRFYRWPTRLIDPTLNPTAFTLSNPADITNQDDDTDLAMVISVDGTPTILGEFNGRVVGQDERSVAEFLIKGLPRRLDFSPAYITAIASSFPDNPGIADVNVIIPPDPLLRDPDDPAGLLYSILENGLMIGTFSVDLTWEFNELNYHTPDTFHAPLIVSAGSDGQLGLYEPSDTANLGNLAMYNLDLDQDGTLGGPSDFELMTDFISDNLTNRNRRAGGR; encoded by the coding sequence ATGTATCCACGATCAAAGACAACTCTGAATCGCAGCGGCTTCACGCTGATCGAATTGTTGGTGGTCGTCGGCATTATCACGTTCCTTGTCGGGCTGTCCGTGGCGGTGATGTTTGGGATTACGGATCAAGCCAACGAAGAGGCGACCAATACAACCATTCAAAAGATCAACCGGCTGGTTCAGCAGAGGACGGAAGCGTTTGATAGAGCGTTCCCTTCGGTATTGCCAACGTGGAGAAGCAACTACATCAACTATCTCTCAAGGGAGATTGCGAACAGAGCACCCGGTGCTTCTCCGTTTGCCGGCAATCCAGCGAGAACCCAGGCAATTCTGACTCGCCAGACTAGCGGGAATATCGTGTGGGACATTTTGGCAAAGAAGGCGGCATATCGGTTTGAGTTTCCTCAGCGTGCGTTCGATTTGCTGGCGGGTGGCAACGATGCGAACGGGAACGGTGTTCCGGATTCATTGGAAAACCGTTGGGCTAATCCGATTGCCAAGCAACAGTTGATTGACGCAGGTAATACGAATCCAACGGCGGCAGAAATCACGACGCAAGTTGAGGCTAACTGGACGATTCACGTCCAGCACGAAGTCGCGGCGGCGGCGGATGAGGCAACGCACTCCACTGAGTCTTCTGAGTTCCTCTACTACTTTTTGTTTCATTCGGGCAGCTATGGCGCATCCAGCACCGGCGAGAGTGAATTCCAGCAGTCTGAGATAGCGGACACTGATGGCGATGGCTTTTTGGAATTCGTCGATTCGTGGGGCCGACCACTTCGGTTCTATCGATGGCCTACCCGGCTGATTGATCCGACATTGAATCCAACAGCGTTTACTTTGTCGAACCCGGCAGACATCACCAACCAGGATGATGACACTGACTTGGCGATGGTAATTTCCGTAGACGGTACCCCGACAATTCTTGGTGAGTTCAACGGGCGAGTTGTAGGGCAAGACGAACGGTCGGTCGCGGAATTCTTAATCAAGGGGCTACCCAGAAGACTTGATTTCTCACCGGCATACATAACGGCAATCGCAAGTAGTTTTCCCGACAACCCAGGCATCGCGGACGTCAATGTCATTATCCCTCCAGATCCATTGCTTCGTGACCCGGATGACCCCGCTGGGCTGCTGTATTCGATCCTGGAAAATGGATTGATGATTGGAACTTTCTCGGTCGACCTGACCTGGGAATTCAATGAATTGAATTATCACACTCCGGATACATTTCACGCACCTCTAATTGTTTCAGCAGGCAGCGATGGACAATTAGGTTTGTACGAGCCTTCCGACACGGCAAATCTCGGCAATTTGGCGATGTACAATCTGGATCTTGACCAGGACGGAACTCTGGGCGGTCCCAGTGACTTTGAATTAATGACCGACTTCATTTCAGATAACCTGACGAATCGCAACCGCAGGGCGGGAGGTAGATAA
- a CDS encoding type II secretion system protein codes for MKRPTNHNSNHRSAFTLLELLAVITIISILLALILPAIGQARRSADETALSVELKQLEQALASFKARFNRYPPSSITLWDTAAEWNTHPNDKAVIRSMWRDFDFTTGGRGPAAGHPWAGTDKELTGDECLVFFLGGVPVANGAGVPPTLAGFSKNGKWPFAIGGENRDGPFFTEWKDQEARLVDDTPSDSGPDEIYSYTDGLGTNQVPMWYSAADNGRYLNGDPVYYQGDGKTPWNRDTFQLIAPGSDDEFGNIQQSATFKAIWTEGMDMDSTRSEEKDNITNFSGGRLSR; via the coding sequence TTATCAGCATCCTGCTGGCATTGATCCTGCCCGCAATTGGGCAGGCAAGGCGAAGTGCTGACGAAACAGCACTGTCAGTGGAACTAAAACAACTAGAGCAGGCATTGGCATCGTTTAAAGCTCGCTTTAATCGGTATCCGCCGAGTTCCATCACACTTTGGGACACTGCTGCAGAATGGAATACGCACCCGAATGACAAGGCCGTGATTCGGTCAATGTGGAGAGACTTTGATTTCACAACCGGTGGTCGAGGCCCGGCTGCCGGGCATCCGTGGGCAGGTACTGACAAAGAGCTTACCGGAGACGAATGTCTTGTATTCTTCCTGGGCGGGGTCCCGGTGGCTAATGGAGCTGGTGTGCCGCCTACGCTGGCGGGGTTTTCGAAAAATGGAAAGTGGCCGTTTGCCATCGGCGGAGAAAATCGTGACGGCCCATTCTTCACAGAGTGGAAGGACCAGGAGGCTCGGCTTGTTGACGACACTCCGTCTGATTCGGGACCAGATGAGATCTATTCCTATACCGATGGCCTCGGCACAAATCAGGTACCGATGTGGTATTCGGCAGCCGACAACGGCCGGTACCTGAACGGTGATCCAGTTTACTATCAGGGTGACGGGAAGACACCATGGAACCGAGACACGTTCCAACTGATCGCACCTGGTTCCGATGATGAATTCGGAAACATTCAACAGTCGGCGACCTTCAAAGCAATTTGGACTGAGGGAATGGATATGGATAGCACTCGCTCTGAAGAAAAAGACAACATCACAAACTTCTCAGGCGGTCGGCTGAGTCGCTAG